Below is a window of Populus trichocarpa isolate Nisqually-1 chromosome 3, P.trichocarpa_v4.1, whole genome shotgun sequence DNA.
AGCTCctacaaaatcaattttgatattttgggaATTAAATGATACTGAACATTGATAAATATGAATAAATTGAGAAATGAGAAGGTAGTGGGTGTGTAGATCACTCACCTCAATAGGATCAATGATGCCATGAGGAAACCCAGGTGCAGATCCAACAATCTGCAGTATCATGGTATCAATATTAGGCCTACTGGTAAGTAAATCTTATGTTAGAGCATTTAATATGATGACAACATCAACACTGGAGCTTTTTCTTAGGGCAAGAGCTCAAGGTGTTGAATGACAAAATGAAACAGAAGGGTTTACAAATGTGTACCAAAACAGTGTTCTTGTTAATCTGCTGTCTTATTGCTTTGACATCagcttgaaaatttttattgacTGGAACACGCCGCAGCTTGATGTTGAAATATTGTGCTGCCTTGTCATATGCTGAGTGTGCAGATTCAGGTATGATCCTGTGCTTGGGAAGAAAATCACTCACATTAACAACTTGCAGACCaggaattaataaaaaaaaacaaggtgttTGAAATTGGCCTACATTTCTGGTCTTTTGATTCCCTTCTTAGCTTTCATATAGTCACGGGATGATTTCACGGCCAATAATATACTTTCAGTTCCTCCTGAAGTCATGTTACCGCATATTTCTCCTCCGGAAGATTTGTTTTTGCTGCCAAGTAGTGCTGCCGTCATAGCTACCACTTCTGCCTCACATTGTGCTATGGTTTGGAACACGTCCATATGCAGTGGATTAGTATGTGCAAACCTGAAAATGAATTCCAATTAAGCTTCACTAACACATTTATGAGGATGTGTACATGGGAGGAACAGGAAGACCTACACTAATCATCATATGGAAAACCAATATATGAGGGTAAAATCCTTTATTGGACAGCACATAATGTCATAACCATGATGTTTTCAACAGATATTACAATCCCAACCAAATTTAGTGCGTCTAGGGATGAAATGCAAAGAACTAAGCGCATCGTAGGAACCACATTAAAGCATAAGACAAAACTGCGAGGatgaaataattttcttatgaagGTGTCAGTGTTAACTACAAACCTGACTAAACTTAATGTCAAAAATGTCATTTTTTGAAAGATCTCTCAAATGCCCGTCTTTCctttttgacattaacaaaaaagaacctGTTCAGTTTCTACAAACACAAATGACAGATATATTCCAGGTTCAACAAATAACATAGTTTTTGATAGTTCAGAGTAAATATGTGTAAGATCAAATTAATAACTACTAAAGATTCAATGTTTCTAAatagtttttagaaaataaaatgatccaAGCAATTATGACTACCTGTAATGCCCACTTCTGCAAGGACACATATCCACAGACAACGCATAACAGATGTCTTCAAATGACCACCAGTGTTCTATGATTAACAGACGTGACAAGAATTTCTTTTCTGAATGAGTAAGCTTAACAATACTATAGAAGTTAGCTCCTCCATTAATTTCCGTGGTCATCATGAGTATGACAAGTACTGAAGGTTGCACTAAACATTCAATACAAACTTCAGGTTTATTAAAACACACAGCATCCAAAATTTTAGTAAATACTATTCAAACTATACCTCAAAGAAAAGACAAGTAACTTGTAATAAAACTTCACActgacaataaataaataactaaatagaGCACTACATGTTCCGTATCTTACTAACATTGAGCATGCCTCATTTATCAGAGAAAAATGTCCTTCAGATTCACTCCCTCCAATGTAGCTGGACAACAAAaaaacaggtaaaaaaaaaacacagtaacTTGCTAAACTCGGATAGAGCAGAGAACCATCTCAATACGAAagcacaattttttttgtcttaatatGTGCGGTATTAATAGCAAACATACACGGTACCAGAACATTTTCCTTGCCAAACCACATCATTACTTTTCTCCTGTTTCAATTTCTCTATCACTGCTGCTCCTAAACCTTCCTTTGGTAGCTCCGATCTCCAGCCATCTCTTTTAGATTTACTTCCAGACTGCAACTTCTCCACGACCTGCATGTTCAACAAACCAAGTCCTTTTCCAGATGAAAAATCAACACGATGAAAGAGTTAAAAAATACCATGGTTCTACACCAAAAGGCTTGACAAGCAGAAATAAAAGATCAAAGAAGGGCACATGGTGGCCCTGAGATCGCTTTAAGTTGATTAAGAAGAGGAAATAGAGCTCATAACCTGCTCTAATTAGACTTAAAACTCCCTGATTGTCTTTCTAGCATTAAGAAGGCACTGCTATTGAGAAGTCAATATACAGACTCTTACGGCTTCTAAGTGATTAATGTCATAAAGATACGAcattaaaaagcattttttaaaaatttatattttttttatatttttttatttcaaattaattttttttatgtgtttgtatTTGAGATAGATTTTATGGTtacgattttaaaaaaataagtttaaaaaaaatacgattAGTTATGGTTAGTTAAATTTAGATacatgtttggtaaaaattatggttgaagtttatgcatagcaaaaaacatgtatagaATGTTTGGTGGAAAtgtggttgcagttgcttttcaaaatgttttttacttaaaaacacatcaaataatattttttttatttttaaaaattatttttcatatcagcacatcaaaatgatctgaaaacactaaaaatatatcaatttaaagcaaataaaaaaaattcaaattttttcaaaagcgtttttgaaacgcaaaaaaaaaCAGGGTTTCACGGAactaagttaaaaaaacatgtaaaaactgtTGCATAAAAACTACGTTTAagactcaattttttaatgggCTCTGCAGTACAAAACACAGTTTGGTTTGTTACCAAACACCTTGCTGTGTTTGTTTCACTGCAGAAACTGGAGAAAAACAAACGCAGCCCATCCAACAAAATAACTTACAACCTGTTGTAATTGTGGTAACGGTTGCAgttcaaaatacttttcgtttagaaatacatcaaaatgatgttttttatttttaaaaaattatttttgagattagcatattaaaacaatctaaaaatataaaaaataaatttaacaaaaaaaatatttaaaatttaagaaacataattattttaatgtgctgatataaaaataattttttaaaaagaatttaacatTTCTAAACTAAAATCCTTCGAACCAGCACCTTAAACCACTACGCTATAATCCCGCCCTTAGTATCCTACCGACTTTTTGGGTAGTATCCTCATTAATAAATGCAGCAAATCAAAATCTGCTTAATAGATTCTCCATTCAGCCAATTAACTTAGTAAGCCTGACCGATTCTCATGACCATCAAGAACAGCCTACACGTAACAACTACTGCAATCCACACGGTCCCAGATGAAAATTAACCAATAAGTAATCTATTCATCAACCCAGAAAGCAGAGCAGAtcccaatattaaattaacattcaTATTAGTTTTTCAAGGAACCAAGAAGTGTAAACCAGAAAAACAAGCATTTAATGCAACAgttctttttcttatatttatataaatttcattcTGATCATGTTTCAATGCAACTGAAAAACACCCCTTTTAATGTTTCCCCTGCATGATTCAAAATTCCCATTTTCATAGTTatctcaagataaaaataaaaatgacccCACAAAATCAGACATAAAAGAATACAAACAAAACCCatcatttaatgaaataaaagaaaatcatcttTCTCACCTTCTGTTTCTCTGCTTCTATATAACCCTTGACACCAGGCaccatccttttttttcaaattaaaaaacaaaaagaaaacaaaaaagacatcatgtgaaaattattaaaacgaTCCCCTTTCAGAAATTAACATACAATCGATTAATCTCTTACTTGATGGAGGTGATTAGAAACCCTAAAATGGTGGGTTTGAGACCATTATCGTGAACAAGAAGACATAATGATTGAAGAATTCGGGCAGTAAAAAGAGTGAGAAGAGGAGCAAGAAGCAAAGCTAGAGGCtcataatttgataaaaaagaattagcaAAAGCTCTAAAATCaatcaaagaagaaataatACGATCCATCATCGTAGTTGTTAGtgctgatgaagatgatggatAGATAGTATTAAGAAGGCGATAGAACCACTGAGAAATGCGTGTAAGAGTCAATAAAACGTCTGTCCTCCTTTTATAGAGAGATTAAGACACGGCACTGGTCATCAAGACAGATAATTGGATAGATATCGGAatcacccttttttttaagttggtaTTGCGTGCACGGTACATAATCTGTTTTGTGGAGTATCAGTGTGTATTTGCTAATATGATGCtaggttaaaaaaatgttttttaattgaagatttattaaagtaatattttttaactatttttaatttttaatgtaaaaatgttaaaatcataaaaaaaaaaaacaaaaaaaatattaagtaaaaaacagtttgaaaaagattttaaaaaagaaattcaaaaaataaaaaataaacacaccctTAATCAATTTCTTGCCAACCGCATTGATGTTCCCTCTTTCGTGCCTTACTTATTACGTCACTGGTGATTGACTTCTTGtcattttagtttgtttttcaacAACGTTGTTCCttctcctaaaaataaaaaaataaaaataaaaaagaaagaaagaagaagaaggctgGCGGATACTTTGAatttattgttgtattattgtaaaattagatacaataaacataaacaaacaaGAGACATCTATGGAGactatttttaagaatatttct
It encodes the following:
- the LOC7481207 gene encoding sphingosine-1-phosphate lyase isoform X2, giving the protein MMDRIISSLIDFRAFANSFLSNYEPLALLLAPLLTLFTARILQSLCLLVHDNGLKPTILGFLITSIKMVPGVKGYIEAEKQKVVEKLQSGSKSKRDGWRSELPKEGLGAAVIEKLKQEKSNDVVWQGKCSGTVYIGGSESEGHFSLINEACSMFAHTNPLHMDVFQTIAQCEAEVVAMTAALLGSKNKSSGGEICGNMTSGGTESILLAVKSSRDYMKAKKGIKRPEMIIPESAHSAYDKAAQYFNIKLRRVPVNKNFQADVKAIRQQINKNTVLIVGSAPGFPHGIIDPIEELGELAYSYGICFHVDLCLGGFVLPFACKLGYPIPPFDFSVKGVTSISADVHKYGLAPKGTSVVLYRNHDIRKHQFVAVTEWSGGLYVSPTIAGSRPGGLIAGAWAALMALGLEGYLENTKAIMEVSKRIQKGIKEIPELFIIGRPDMTIVAFGSNDLDIFEVNDIMSSKGWHLNALQRPNSIHICITLQHAPVVEDFLRDLKESVQTVKENPGPINGGLAPIYGAAGKIPDRGMVQELLVNYMDSTC
- the LOC7481207 gene encoding sphingosine-1-phosphate lyase isoform X1 yields the protein MMDRIISSLIDFRAFANSFLSNYEPLALLLAPLLTLFTARILQSLCLLVHDNGLKPTILGFLITSIKMVPGVKGYIEAEKQKVVEKLQSGSKSKRDGWRSELPKEGLGAAVIEKLKQEKSNDVVWQGKCSGTVYIGGSESEGHFSLINEACSMFAHTNPLHMDVFQTIAQCEAEVVAMTAALLGSKNKSSGGEICGNMTSGGTESILLAVKSSRDYMKAKKGIKRPEMIIPESAHSAYDKAAQYFNIKLRRVPVNKNFQADVKAIRQQINKNTVLIVGSAPGFPHGIIDPIEELGELAYSYGICFHVDLCLGGFVLPFACKLGYPIPPFDFSVKGVTSISADVHKYGLAPKGTSVVLYRNHDIRKVKTIVLSVTLYRNHDIRKHQFVAVTEWSGGLYVSPTIAGSRPGGLIAGAWAALMALGLEGYLENTKAIMEVSKRIQKGIKEIPELFIIGRPDMTIVAFGSNDLDIFEVNDIMSSKGWHLNALQRPNSIHICITLQHAPVVEDFLRDLKESVQTVKENPGPINGGLAPIYGAAGKIPDRGMVQELLVNYMDSTC